From Macaca mulatta isolate MMU2019108-1 chromosome 3, T2T-MMU8v2.0, whole genome shotgun sequence, the proteins below share one genomic window:
- the ANKRD61 gene encoding ankyrin repeat domain-containing protein 61: MGNIPRKGSRDLVVDSATSLEDGPSAALHSKLYEAIMREDCTTIEVLLRNHPVNQPITILPNSTSSRLLLSQQTESIIPIHLAAKYHKAQSLLCLLRHGADPEVRDTTGLTTLNLILLHWPVTSTTWAKPGNRMHRILTDIQNNAITCLRILCAHGAQVNAQGESNKRSPLHLAIAYGCYPVLSILAQNGADVNAINEASMTPLHMAANMLNKEMMEMLIAYGANVNCAVSSTGNTPLKLAVCTASSKAGRLLGAGVSCIRLLLTHGAKVNAQDYKGQTAIHEACFGGREAIINLLLDFEANVNILTRNGESPIYMYLQRSFNVRDTALLARLLYHTYPLRMTNNQGILPAGIMLPEFRLLRDTLIKQSQKPLSLQGICKRNIRNIYGEKYKQHLKQLLPVTIWNSVYCCYDLAYLLQQDLPASQQQGLPATQTAFSG; encoded by the exons ATGGGGAATATACCCAGGAAAGGAAGCAGAGACCTGGTGGTTGACAGTGCCACGTCCCTGGAAGATGGCCCATCCGCAGCACTTCACTCGAAACTCTATGAAGCCATCATGAGAGAAGACTGCACTACGATCGAGGTACTCCTGAGAAATCACCCTGTCAACCAGCCCATCACCATTCTGCCCAACTCCACCAGCAGCAGATTACTTCTGAGCCAG CAGACAGAGTCCATCATCCCCATCCATCTGGCTGCCAAGTACCACAAGGCCCAGAGTCTGCTCTGCCTGTTACGGCATGGCGCTGACCCAGAAGTCAG GGACACAACAGGCCTCACCACACTCAACTTAATACTACTGCACTGGCCAGTCACTTCCACCACGTGGGCAAAACCAGGCAACAGAATGCACAGGATCCTGACAGACATTCAGAATAACGCCATCACGTGTCTCCGCATCTTGTGTGCACACGGGGCTCAAGTTAACGCTCAAGGGGAAAGCAACAAACGTTCACCACTCCACCTGGCCATAGCATATGGTTGCTATCCAGTTCTCTCCATTTTGGCCCAAAATGGTGCCGATGTCAATGCTATTAATGAAGCCAGCATGACACCCCTTCACATGGCCGCAAACATGCTGAATAAGGAGATGATGGAAATGCTCATTGCCTATGGAGCAAACGTCAACTGTGCTGTCTCTTCCACGGGAAACACGCCCCTGAAGCTTGCAGTGTGCACCGCATCCAGCAAAGCAGGCCGACTGCTCGGGGCGGGGGTCAGCTGCATCCGTCTGCTGCTCACTCACGGAGCCAAAGTCAATGCCCAGGACTACAAAGGCCAAACAGCCATCCACGAGGCATGCTTTGGAGGCAGAGAGGCAATCATCAATCTCCTGCTTGACTTTGAagcaaatgttaacattttaacaaGAAACGGGGAATCTCCAATTTATATGTACCTTCAGCGCAGTTTCAATGTAAGAGATACGGCACTTCTGGCCAGGCTACTTTATCACACTTATCCTCTGAGAATGACCAATAACCAAGGAATTCTCCCTGCAGGAATCATGCTACCAGAATTCCGCCTCTTAAGGGACACCCTAATAAAGCAATCGCAAAAACCTTTATCCCTACAGGGTATCTGCAAAAGAAACATCAGGAATATTTACGGGGAGAAATACAAACAGCACTTGAAGCAACTTCTCCCGGTGACGATATGGAATTCTGTCTACTGCTGTTACGACCTGGCATACCTCCTGCAACAAGACCTCCCAGCTTCACAGCAGCAGGGACTTCCAGCCACTCAAACTGCATTTTCTGGCTAG